A DNA window from Pogona vitticeps strain Pit_001003342236 chromosome 2, PviZW2.1, whole genome shotgun sequence contains the following coding sequences:
- the PIANP gene encoding PILR alpha-associated neural protein: METGTCSSVLPLTSCFRLLQLWPFLLLASAVPAHSAWSLRSRGALAARSLCSHRSPPTSKSVCIWDKSPPSEKGSPSASQRQRTFLPRGAGLRSAVRLRRQAQGGRPATPSGFEDGMSSSQYPWAIVWGPTISVEDGGDANSANPGFPPLDYTFVSSSGVATAQPNSHSLLHNEGLNLRQTPATLRPFLFGPRGEGVDPQLYVTITISAIIVLVAMGIILKFCWDRNQKRRHHSSQQTGLQQGSQQPLTDLSPATVSILGPYNDSPVPMPEMAETGPVLEGMEKLEGLGKTSAFQLNRIPLVNL, encoded by the exons ATGGAGACCGGTACCTG CAGTTCAGTGTTGCCCCTGACCTCTTGCTTCCGCCTGCTTCAGCTCTGGCCGTTCCTTCTTCTCGCCTCTGCAGTTCCTGCTCACAGCGCTTGGTCCCTTCGCAGCCGGGGTGCCCTGGCAGCACGGTCGCTCTGCAGCCATCGCAGCCCCCCCACCTCCAAATCTGTTTGCATCTGGGACAAGAGCCCACCCTCAGAGAAAGGATCTCCCTCCGCCTCACAGCGCCAACGCACCTTCCTTCCCAGAGGGGCCGGCTTGCGCAGCGCAGTGCGGCTGAGGCGTCAGGCTCAGGGGGGCCGGCCTGCCACCCCCTCCGGCTTTGAGGACGGCATGTCCTCCTCACAGTACCCCTGGGCCATAGTTTGGGGTCCCACAATATCAGTTGAGGATGGAGGGGATGCCAACTCTGCCAACCCAGGCTTCCCTCCTCTGGATTACACCTTTGTTTCCTCCAGTGGAGTGGCAACAGCGCAGCCTAATTCTCACTCACTTCTACACAATGAAGGGCTCAACCTGCGCCAAACGCCAGCCACGCTACGGCCCTTCCTCTTTGGGCCTCGGGGTGAAG GTGTGGATCCACAGCTTTACGTTACTATTACGATCTCTGCCATCATTGTCCTAGTTGCTATGGGGATAATACTCAAATTCTG CTGGGACCGTAACCAGAAGCGCCGTCACCACTCCAGCCAGCAAACTGGATTGCAGCAGGGTAGCCAGCAGCCTCTGACTGACCTGTCGCCGGCTACCGTCAGCATCCTGGGGCCCTACAACGATTCACCCGTTCCTATGCCAGAGATGGCAGAAACTGGACCAGTCCTGGAAGGCATGGAGAAGCTTGAGGGACTAGGGAAGACGAGTGCCTTCCAGCTCAACAG GATTCCGCTGGTGAACCTGTGA